TCGCCAATACTGGTGAGCTCGGCGCGCCCCTTCTCCGGGTTGATTCGGTACGCGACCGGGTTCTGCATGAAGGCGTTCGCGGCCAGAATGAAGTAGGCCGAGCTGATGCTGCCGAGCACGGTGAGCCAGATGGTGGCGAGGTGCACCTTTTTGGGCAGCTTGTCCCAGCCGAAGATCCAGAGACCAATGAACGTGGCCTCGAGGAAGAACGCGAGAATACCCTCGAAAGCGAGGGGGGCACCGAAAACGTCGCCAACGAAACGCGAGTAGTCGGACCAGTTCATACCGAACTGGAACTCCTGCACAATTCCGGTCACGACGCCCATGGCGAAGTTGATCAGGAAGATCTTGCCGAAGAAGTGTGTGAGCTGCAGGTACTTGGCCTTATTGGTGCGCACCCACGCCGTCTGGAAGATGGCAACGGTGAGCGCCATGCCGATGGTGAGCGGCACAAAAAGGAAATGGTAAATGGTCGTCAGACCAAACTGCCACCGCGATAGGAGTAAGGGATCCAACCACTCGTTCATATGCCCTCCAGCATTGTTTCTACGCTCTGTAGAATAACACTTTCTACGTCCTGTAGAAAATCGTCAGGGATCGCGTAGACTGTCGTTATGGCAAGTTTGGGAGCACTCGAGAGACTGATCATGGATGCACTCTGGGACGCCGACCGACCACCGGCGGCCACCGAGTTGCGTGACCTGCTCGCCGGCTCCGATCGGGCTTCCGTTGGCACCAAGCCGCTCGCTGCCACCACCATTCTCACGGTGCTCTCACGCCTGGAAACCAAGGGCTTCGTGACGCGTGATCGTAGTATTCGTCCTCACCTCTATACGAGCGTGACGACGCGCGCGGAGCACACCGCTGAGCTCATGCATCAGGTTCTCGGATCTGTGCCCGACCGCACCGAGGCGCTCGCACGCTTCATCGGTAACGTCACGCCCGAGGAGGCTAATACCCTGCGCGAGTTGCTGGGCGTTGCTCCCCTGACAACCCCGTGATCACCCTCCATCGAATGTTTGGCGGCTCGTGCTCGTATCGGCCCTAGTTCTGGGTGCGCTCGCCGTGGCTCTGGCGTGGCCGGTTCCGGTGGTCCTTGCTCGTGCGGCGTGGCCTTCCCGCTCTCCCGGCGTAGCGCTGGTGCTCTGGCATGCCATTGCACTCGCCGGTGGCGTCTCCATGATCGGTTCTCTCCTCTGCTATGGCCTCAGTCCCCTCGGACGTGATATTGCCGCAGGCCTCGCCATGCTCCAGACTTCCCTGCGCGCCGGCACACTGGGGCCCGGCATGGATTTTCCGCACGTACTCGCCCTGTGCGGCGCCCTGCTACTCGGTACCCACCTGCTTCTGAACCTCTGCGCCACGTTTTTTCGTGCCGAGCGGCAACGGCGTCGTCATCTGCACCTGATTACCCTGCTGAGTGATCCACTCCCCGACCGTCCCGGCATGCGGGTCATCGACTACGAGGCACCCGTG
This sequence is a window from Cryobacterium sp. CG_9.6. Protein-coding genes within it:
- a CDS encoding BlaI/MecI/CopY family transcriptional regulator → MASLGALERLIMDALWDADRPPAATELRDLLAGSDRASVGTKPLAATTILTVLSRLETKGFVTRDRSIRPHLYTSVTTRAEHTAELMHQVLGSVPDRTEALARFIGNVTPEEANTLRELLGVAPLTTP